A portion of the Pagrus major chromosome 8, Pma_NU_1.0 genome contains these proteins:
- the LOC141001087 gene encoding uncharacterized protein → MDICNRFEVDGQNSLYVTGIGSEYTDEEINTVFRVNGDISKIVRIPDESEQPGGRALIQYASDRSIYRIDPITLGTLASPKDPAVSWFARTIRDVCQEEMGREIARRYLGELESVAGSGRAGFLSVLQEELQGNQSTSQNVHSSATPPHATQNDNTPDNDQNEPAEPTHVHSAPASVPMSPAHVNENIFNPPQIQKMIVEHVIRSESTTSSSPQIRMRTFSGRMPRPNGEVDYETWRTQADLLLNDSSLNDAHKVRRILESLLSPAADVVKPLGISSPPSVYVTQLDSAFGVVEDGEELFAAFLSSNQNNGEKPSAYLNRLHSLLTRAISRGGVSAENSNDHLLRQFCRGCWDQSIIIGLQLECKRSNPPTFPEFLLMLRTEEDRRSAKLDRMKKHLGASKANMYAHHVFDMPSYDCEPVPLPNTKQNEASKLEKKVNELTKQLEKLSKKPQNLTHDSNPPPPPW, encoded by the coding sequence ATGGATATTTGCAACCGTTTTGAGGTTGATGGTCAGAACTCCCTATATGTAACAGGTATAGGATCAGAATACACagatgaagaaataaatactgtgttCAGAGTTAATGGAGACATTTCTAAAATAGTCAGGATCCCTGATGAATCAGAACAACCAGGGGGTAGAGCCCTGATCCAGTACGCATCTGACAGGTCTATCTATAGAATCGACCCCATTACCTTGGGTACCTTAGCAAGTCCAAAGGACCCTGCTGTGTCGTGGTTTGCGAGAACCATTAGAGATGTTTGTCAGGAAGAGATGGGGAGGGAGATAGCTCGCAGATACCTGGGTGAGCTAGAGTCTGTTGCAGGTAGTGGCAGGGCAGGTTTCTTGAGTGTGCttcaggaggagctgcagggaaACCAGAGCACATCACAGAATGTACACAGTAGTGCTACACCGCCACATGCAACTCAAAATGATAACACGCCTGATAATGATCAAAATGAGCCTGCAGAGCCCACACATGTTCATAGTGCACCTGCTAGTGTACCAATGAGCCCAGCCCACGTCAATGAGAATATTTTTAACCCCCCCCAGATCCAGAAAATGATTGTGGAGCATGTCATTCGAAGTGAGTCCACCACTTCATCATCCCCACAAATAAGGATGCGCACCTTCTCTGGACGAATGCCAAGACCAAATGGTGAGGTGGATTATGAAACGTGGCGCACCCAAGCTGATCTTCTCCTTAACGATTCTTCTTTGAACGATGCTCACAAGGTGAGAAGGATTCTTGAGAGCTTGCTGAGTCCAGCAGCTGATGTTGTGAAGCCTCTTGGCATCTCTTCACCACCAAGCGTTTATGTCACTCAACTTGATTCTGCTTTTGGTGTCgtggaggatggagaggagttATTCGCTGCATTTCTCAGCTCTAACCAAAATAATGGAGAGAAGCCATCAGCATACTTGAACAGGCTCCATAGCCTCCTCACAAGGGCAATTTCTAGAGGGGGAGTCTCAGCTGAAAATTCCAACGACCACTTGCTCAGACAATTCTGTAGGGGCTGTTGGGATCAGAGCATCATCATAGGCCTACAGTTAGAGTGCAAAAGGAGCAATCCGCCAACATTCCCCGAATTCCTCCTGATGTTGAGAACTGAGGAAGACCGTCGTTCAGCAAAGTTAGATaggatgaaaaaacatttaggtGCTTCAAAAGCTAACATGTATGCCCACCATGTTTTTGATATGCCCTCTTATGACTGTGAACCTGTCCCATTGcctaacacaaaacaaaatgaggcaTCAAAGCTTGAAAAGAAAGTGAATGAGCTAACTAAACAGCTAGAAAAGCTAAGCAAAAAGCCACAGAACCTCACTCATGATagtaacccccccccccccccgtggTAA